The following proteins come from a genomic window of Archocentrus centrarchus isolate MPI-CPG fArcCen1 chromosome 3, fArcCen1, whole genome shotgun sequence:
- the tmem276b gene encoding transmembrane protein 178B yields the protein MAAMKILTGTGLFLALCALGLLAMAICTDYWYETDARRHRERCKNYANKRNDPGYIYISSHNLPLQMPPKSLEREGNGPDAAPLFRRKRHFLAAASAMESHCSRQFNSTISGLWRKCHREGFDLETEDLIYKGIIQRCTPVKYHYSSSILPRNLPINITKTIRQDEWHALHLRRMTAGFVGMAVSIILFGWIIGVLGCCQQHDLMQYVAGLLFLMGGTCCIISLCTCVAGINFELSRYPRYMYGLPEDISHGYGWSMFCAWGGLGLTLLAGFLCTLAPSLSTPTARTTIHKPRQENGTV from the exons ATGGCCGCTATGAAAATATTAACGGGCACGGGGCTCTTCTTGGCTCTCTGTGCGCTGGGGCTGCTCGCCATGGCGATTTGCACCGATTATTGGTACGAGACCGACGCGAGGAGACATCGAGAGAGGTGTAAAAACTATGCCAACAAGCGAAACGACCCGGGTTACATCTACATTTCAAGCCACAACCTCCCCCTCCAGATGCCTCCAAAGAGCCTGGAGAGGGAAGGTAACGGCCCAGATGCTGCTCCTCTCTTCAGGAGGAAGCGGCACTTTCTGGCCGCCGCGTCTGCCATGGAGTCTCACTGCAGCCGACAGTTTAACTCCACCATCTCCGGTCTTTGGAGGAAATGTCACCGGGAAGGATTCGACCTGGAGACCGAGGACCTCATTTATAAAG GGATAATTCAAAGATGTACCCCAGTCAAGTATCACTATTCTTCGTCCATCTTACCACGAAATTTACCCATCAACATCACAAAGACTATACGGCAGGATGAGTGGCATGCACTCC ATCTAAGAAGAATGACGGCTGGCTTTGTGGGCATGGCTGTGTCCATCATTCTTTTCGGCTGGATCATTGGAGTGCTGGGATGCTGCCAGCAGCATGACCTCATGCAATATGTAGCTGGGCTACTCTTTCTCATGGGAG GAACATGCTGCATCATCTCCTTGTGCACATGTGTGGCAGGAATCAACTTTGAGTTATCCCGCTATCCCCGCTACATGTATGGCCTCCCTGAAGACATTAGCCATGGCTATGGCTGGTCCATGTTTTGTGCCTGGGGGGGCCTCGGTCTCACATTGCTGGCTGGCTTCCTCTGCACCTTGGCTCCCTCCCTGAGTACGCCTACCGCTCGCACAACCATCCACAAGCCGAGGCAGGAGAACGGAACCGTGTGA